Within the Candidatus Methylomirabilis sp. genome, the region CCTGGAACGACCGCTACGTGGCGGGATTCAAGGCCCTGAACAAGTGGGCCAATGACTACGTGCCCCTCCCGGGCGAGTTCTTCCGGCAGTGGGTCAAGGACTTTTATCAGGACAACAAGCTGATCCGGGGAGAACTGACGCTCGGGGGCCGCCGGGTGGACCTGAGCAAGATCCGGTGCCCCCTCCTGGTGGTGGGAGCCCGGGAGGACAACATCTGCCCCCCGGCCTGTGCCCGGGCCCTCATCGAGGCGGCCTCCAGCCAGGACAAGGAGTACGTGGAGCTGACGGGAGGCCACATCTCCCTCGTGGCAGGTCGGCAGGCGGCGAACAACCTCTGGCCTCGGGTGAACCAGTGGCTCGCCCAGCGCTCGCGGCCCTGAGGGGCAGGAGACAGCGATGAGCCCGAACGAAACGCCCGAGGAGATCTACCGGAGGTGGAAGGAGGCCATGGCCAAGGGCGCCGAAAGCTGGGCCCAGATGCTCGGCCAGGGCCAGCGGCCGGACATCTACCAGTTCTGGCGCCCCTTCTTCGACCAGGGCATGGAGGGCTGGTCCAGGCTCCTGACCCAAGGATCGAGCCCGGACCTCCTGCAGGAGTGGAAGAAGTTCCAGGACGAGTGGATCGAAAGCTGGTCCAGGGTCCTGACCCAGGCGATGGGGACCGAGACCTTCGCGGCCGCGCTGGGGAAGCACCTCGACCAGCACCTGAGCGCGGTCGGCCCCGTGCGCAAACAGATGACCGCGGCCACGGAGGAATACCTCCGGGCCCTCAACCTCCCCTCGCGCCGGCAGGTGGCGGATCTGGCCGAGCTGGTCGTGTCCCTGGAGAGCCGGATCGAGGGCCTCGAGGAGAAGATCGAGGCGCTCCTCCATCGCGGGCGCTCGACCGGAGACTGACGGGACCCTTCCTCCCCCCCGACGTTTCCCACCCCTTCAGTCCCGGATCCCCTCCACGCCCTCCCCGTCCCGCACCAGGAAGGTCCCCAGGCAGGTGGCGACGAGGGTCCCCCCTCCGTCCTCGATCCGCCCCTCCCCTGTGGCGATGCGCCGCCCCACCCGGACCGCGCGACCCCGGCAGACGAGATCCGTCCCCCGGCTCGCGGCCAGGAACGCCATGGTGAGGTCCACCGTGACCAGGGTCGTGTGGGCGGGCAGGAGGGAGAAGATGGCGAAGGCGGTCCCGACGTCCCCGAGGGCCATGAGGGCGCCGCCGTGCACCGTCCCGCTCAGATTGCCGAGGGCTTCCCGCCACCTCAGGCGGACCTCGGAGGTCCCCTCGCTGAAGCGGATCACCTCGAGCCCCAGCAGCCGGTAGAAAGGGCAGTCACGGGGGACATTCTCGTGGACCATGCACCCTCCCAGGGACGGGGGATCAGGGCAGGAGCCGGGCCACCGCAGAGGCCGCCTTCAGCCCGCTCCCGGTCAGGGGAACGACGATCCGCTCGCCGGGGCGGCAAAGACCTGCGCGCAATGCCGCGCTGAGGCCGGCGAGAGCGGCGGCGGCCGTCGGCTCCACGAAGAGACCGGTCCGCGCCGCCCCTCGCCACGCCGCCACGATGGCCTCCTCCGACACGGCGACGACCGCCCCTCCGGTCTCCTCGACCGCGCGGCGCATCTGCCGAAGCCGGACGGGGGCCGCGATGGCGATCCCCTCCGCCACCGTCCGCTCGGGCGGCGGCGGCTCCCGCCGGGCCCAGGCGGCCGCCAGCGGGGCGCACCGCTCGGCCTGCACGGCGATCAGGCGCGGGGCCCCCCCCACGTAGCCCCACCGGACCAGGTCCCCGAACCCCCACCAGCTCCCCAGGAGGAGCGTCCCGTGCCCCGCCGGCACAACCAG harbors:
- a CDS encoding poly(R)-hydroxyalkanoic acid synthase subunit PhaE, whose product is MSPNETPEEIYRRWKEAMAKGAESWAQMLGQGQRPDIYQFWRPFFDQGMEGWSRLLTQGSSPDLLQEWKKFQDEWIESWSRVLTQAMGTETFAAALGKHLDQHLSAVGPVRKQMTAATEEYLRALNLPSRRQVADLAELVVSLESRIEGLEEKIEALLHRGRSTGD
- a CDS encoding PaaI family thioesterase, yielding MVHENVPRDCPFYRLLGLEVIRFSEGTSEVRLRWREALGNLSGTVHGGALMALGDVGTAFAIFSLLPAHTTLVTVDLTMAFLAASRGTDLVCRGRAVRVGRRIATGEGRIEDGGGTLVATCLGTFLVRDGEGVEGIRD